The genomic DNA GGAATCGTCGGGGCTTCGGCTGGAAGAGGTGGAGTACGGCGGGGCTCTATGACTCGCTCGGGTTGTTTGCAGATTACCGAGTGCGGTACCTGAGCCAGGCCTGAAAGTGCTCCCAGCCGATAGGTCGCATAACCCATGACGCGAAACGACCAGGAAAGCCCGGTGCCGGAAATCGGCACGCCGGGTTTGAGGTGGCGGGGGCTGGAAACGGCTTACGGCGAACCTACACGGGCACGAAGCTGGAAACGGTGGACACAGCCAAGGGGAGCCTACGGAGTTTTGCGCCAGTCCTCGACCCTACTCAAGACCGCCAAGGCGCTCAGGCTGGCGATCCCGCAGTCGCTGCTGGGGCGGGCGGATCAGGTGATCGAGTGACTGAACGAATTGGCTGGGCCGCCGCTACCGGCCCTCGCTCACCCGGAAGGTGAAGTCGCCTTCCGTGACGTGGGTGTCCACCGAGAGCACGCGCCACTTGACGCGGTAGGTGCCGGGCGCGAGCGGCTTGAGCGACACCTGGAGCAGGACCGGGCTCGCCGCGTCCACCCGGGCGGGGCCCCGGTCCACGCGGTCACCGGATTGGTTCACCACCTCGAGGGTGCTGAAGGCGGGCTCGAGCGCCTCGGTAAACCACACCCGCACCTGAGACGGCGCCGCCTTGACGGTGCTGCCCACGCGCGGGTCGGCCCGCTCGAGGAAGGCGTGCCCCCACGCCACGCCCGCCCCGAGCAGGAGCGCCGTCAGAGCGACAGCTGCGCCGAGCTCCCTCACGCTCACCATTTGAAGAGCGGCCGCCCGATCGTCGTGGGGAAGAGATCGTCGAGGAAGAAGTGGATCTGCCCGCGGATGCCCACGTTCTTGCCCGTGCGCTCGTTGATCGGCACGACAGCCTCCAGCCCGAGCTGAAAGTACTTGCCCGCCCAGATGATGCCGGGGTTGACCGTGCCCGTGGTCTTGCCGGCGAACCCGCGGTCGAGCGGGTTGTTGATGTCGATCTCGACCAGCGGGATCAGCCGGTTGATGACGGCCGGCAGCCCGATGTCCTTCACGAAGGACTGAAGATACGGCAGGCTGTACATGACGGCGAAGCCCCAGTGTAAGACGTTGGGGTTCTTCTCGATCTCGACCTCGAGATCGCCGTTGTCGTTGATCACGAAGGTCTTGTTGCCGCTGCGGGTCGGCAGGACGCCCTCGACGACGCCGGTGACCGCGAAGGGCCTGAGCCACCGGAGCGCCTCGGGCAGGTCGCCCATGCCCTTGCCGAAGAGGATGGCGGGCTTGAAGACGTCGAAGGATTCGGCGCCGGCCTTCCTCCTGCCCGTACCGCCCGCCTCCCAGCCGAAGGCTACCGAGAGGATCGCCTCGTGGACGGCGCTGGTGAAGAACTGGTACTTGAGCGACACCTCGAGGTTGCCGAAGCCGCTTTCGGTCCTGCGGTTATCCGCGGGGTCGAGGAGGTTCCATTCCCCCTCGAGCGTCAAGCCGAGGTTGGGGAAGATGCGCTTCGAGAACTCGCCCGAGATGTTGGTGAACTGGCTGGACGGTACGTCGCCCTCCCCGGGCTGCTTGAGGTGCAGGAAGGTCGGCAGCGAGAGCTCGTCGGCGACGAAGGGGTCCTCGATCGTGAGCGTGGACGGGAAGAAGCGCTTGCCGGCCAGGCCGTGCGCGGAAGCGAGCGCGGGCCAGGCGCAGAGGGCCAGCGCGGCGGCTAGCGCGGCCGCTAAGTACGGTGATGCCATGGGTTCCTCCAGTCGCTGAAAGGGAGACTCAGCCGCTGCGCCGAGTCGGGCGGCTGACGTCTGCCGGAGGATCCTTGGCGAAGCGGCGGGTTAGCTGGCGAGCGAGCGGAGGGAGGGAGGCGCTCGTCCGGAGCCGGGCTGTCTCCGGGCCAGGCGCGGCTTATCCTGCTGTCTGGGTGCCACCAGCTCGGCCTCGGCCGGCGAGGGGTCCAGGGCGGGGAGCGCTGCCACCTCGGTTGCGGCGAGGTGCAGCGCGGCGGCCGCCACCGGACAGCTCGGGTCGGGCGCGCCGGCGGGCGCCGGGTCTGGCTCGCCGTGTCCCCGGTCGTGTCCCTGATCGTGCGCGCCGTGCGCGTGGGTCTCCACGGGCGCGGGCAGGTGGTGGACCGAGTGGATCGCGCCCACGAAACCGTTGATCCCCAGCACGAGTGCCGTGGTCAGGAGCGCTACGACGCAGGGCCGGGGCGATCGGAGCAGGCCTGACATTGCCGGTACCATACACCTCTAACCCCCGGCGCCAAAACTTGTTCCGTGGAGCGCACGTTGACTCACCATGACGCCCTGTGGGATCATAAAGTCGCGTCATGAAAGTCCATTTCACCACTCTCGGCTGCCCCAAGAACCAGGTCGACTCCGAGCTGATGCTGGGTATGCTAGCCCGGTCCGGCCACGAGATCACGGATACCGCCGAGACGGCCGACTGCCTCGTCGTCAATACCTGCGCCTTCATCGACCGGGCGCGCGAGGAATCGATCCAGACGATTCTCGAGCTGGCGCGCGTGAAAGAGGCGGGCCGCGCGCGGGCGCTCATCGTGACCGGGTGTCTCACCCAGCGCTACGGCGGCGAGATCCTGAGCGAGATCCCCGAGGTCACGGCCATCCTCGGCACATCCGAGCTCGACCGGATCGTGGATCTCGTCAACCAGGCGGATGGCCGGCAGGACTGGGTCACGAGCGCGCCGCCGGGCTATCTCTACGACTCGAAGACTCCGCGGCTGCTGACGTCGAGGGTACCTTACGCGTACGTGAAGATCGCCGAAGGCTGCGACATGGGCTGCACCTTCTGCGCCATCCCCCAATTCCGGGGCGCGCACAGGAGCCGGAAGCTCCCGGACATCGTGGCCGAGGTCGAGGGGCTCTGCAGGCAGGGCATCCAGGAGGCCATCCTCGTTTCCCAGGACACGCTCGCCTATGGCAGGGAGCTGCCCGGAAACGGCGACATCGGCGATTTGCTCCTCGCGCTCTCTGAGACGCGCATGCCGTGGATCAGGCCCATGTACGTCCACCCAGCGCACGTAAACGATCGCCTGGTGGACAAGTGGCGGCGCGCGCGCGTCGTGCCGTATCTCGACATGCCGGTGCAGCACGGCGACGATGCGATCCTCCGGGCCATGCGCCGCGCCGTCACCGCGCGACGGATGAGAGAGATCGTGGCGCAGTTCCGCGAAGCCATCCCGGGCGTCACGATCCGCACGACGGTCCTCGTGGGCTTTCCCGGCGAGACGGACGCCGCTTTCGACAACCTCCTGTCTTTCGTCGAGGACACGGCCTTCGACCGCCTGGGCGTCTTCACCTACTCGGTCGAGGAGGGCACGCCTGCGGCAACCATGCCTGACCAGGTGCCCGCGGACGTGATGGCGGCGCGCGCGCACCAGGTCCAGGACCTTCAGGATAGCCTCGCCTGGGAGCGTCAGAAGGCGCTCTACGGCACGAAGCAGACCGTCCTGGTGGACGGCGCGAGCGCCGATCCCGCCTTCCCCTTCGAGGGGAGGACGGCGGGACAGGCGCCGGAAATCGACGGCGTCGTCTACCTCCGCGATCCCGAGCTCAGCCCCGGACGCTTCGCAGAGGTCCGCATCGTCGAAGTGGACGGCTACGAGCTCGTGGGGGAATAGCCGATCCGCATCGCGGACCGCCTGGCCTTCGTTATCGCCAGCGGCGCGGGCGCGGGCTACTTCCCCGTTGCGCCCGGCACCGCCGGCAGCCTGGTGGCGGCCGTCGGGCTCTGGCTCATCCCGTTCTCCCGCGTCGGCCTCTGGGCCGCGCTGGCGGCGGTCGTCGTCGTCGGGATCTGGGCCTCGCACCGCGTCGAGGCCGTGCTCGAGCGCAAGGATCCCGGCGTGATCGTCATCGACGAGGTGGCGGGTATGATGGTGGCGGTCCTGCTCCTGCCCCGCACCCTCGGTGTCCTCCTCTGCGCATTCCTCCTCTTCCGGCTCTTCGACATCTGGAAGCCCTTCCCGGCGCGCGAGGTCGAGGCCCTGCGCGGCGGCTTCGGCGTCGTGGCGGACGACCTGATCGCGGGCGTCTACGCCCTCGTGCTGATCATGGGCGCGCGGATGCTCTTCGGAGTGCCTCGGTGAGCCCGGCTCATGTGCTCACGGTGGCGGACGGCGCGGCCGACGACAGGGCGGCCCGTGACGTGGCGCGCGCGCTGGCCGCAGCGGGCACCCTGGTCGCGTCGCGCCAGGTGGTGGACCCGAGCGAGGCGGCGCTCGAGCCCGCGCTGCGCGGACCGCTCGAGGGCGGCGGGCTCACGGTCGTGCTCGCAGAGCCCGGTGGCTCGGCGGGTGAGTTGGTGCCCCGCGTGGTCGCGCGCCTCACTGGCGCGCGGCTCGTCCTCAACGAGCGGCGCCTGGCGCTGCTCGAGGCCTCGTTTGCCCAGCGCGGCCAGGCCATGCCGAGGCGGCTCGACAGGCTCGGACTCTTGCCCAAGGGCGCCCTACTTCTGCCGTCGGCGCCCGACGGCTGGGATGGCTGGTCGCTCGCGGGGAAGAACGGAGTCCTCGTCGTCCTGCCCCTGGGCTCTCCACACCTCGGGAGCATGGTGAGCGACTTTCTCAAGGCGCCGGCCGGACTCGAAGCGGCGGAGGCGCTCGTCCAGCGCGTGCTCCTGACGACCGGACTCGAAGCGGCGGATGCCGAGGCGCGCGTCGGTGCATGGCTCGGCAAGGAGGGCGACGTCACGGTCTCCTGCGTGCCCGTCGAGGGCGACGTCCATGTGCGCCTGCTCGGGCGCGGCGCCACTCGCGCGCTGGCCGAGTCCGCGCTGGCGCCGGTCGAGGCCGAGGTGCGCGCGGCGCTCGGCGCCGACTGCTACGGCCGGGACGACGACCTCCTCGAGGAGGTTGTCGGGCGGCTCCTCTTGGAGCGCGCGTGGACCGTGTCGGTCGCCGAGTCGTGCACGGGCGGCCTCCTCGGCCACCGGCTGACCAATATCGCGGGTTCGTCGCGTTACGTCGAGCGCGGGGTCATCGTTTACTCGAACCGCGCCAAGGAAGACCTCCTCGGCGTCCCCGAGCCGCTCCTGCGCGCCCACGGCGCCGTCAGCGCGCCCGTCGCCCAGGCGATGGCGGCGGGCGTCTGCCGCATCTCGGGCTCGCCCTGCGGCTTGGCCGTCACGGGCATCGCCGGCCCGGACGGCGGCAGCGCGGAGAAGCCGGTCGGCACGGTCTACATCGGCTGCGCGACGCCGGCCGGCGTTGAGACGCGCCGCTGTCGCTTCGCCGGCGACCGCGTGGCCATCAAGTGGCAGTCCTCCCAAGCGGCGCTCGACATGCTTCGCCGCCGGCTGGTGCCCTGATGCCGCGCGCCTTCGTCGCCGTCGTGCTGGACGAGCAGACGAGGCGGACCGTCGCTGCGCAGATCGACCGTCTGCGCCCGCTCTCCAAGACCGTCGCCTGGGTGCCGCCCCACAACCTCCACCTGACGCTCCGATTCCTCGGCGACCAGACAGAGGAGCAGCTGGCGGACGTGGTGCCGGCTCTCGAGGAGGCTGCCTCGGGCGTGCCGACCTTCACGCTGAGTCTCAAGGGGTTGGGCGCCTTCCCCGCCCTCGACCATCCGCGCACCCTCTGGGTCGGTGTCTCCGAGGGCGTGCAGGACGTGCAACGGCTGCAGGCCCGCGTGGCCGAGGCGCTCGAGAGGCGGGGCGTCCCGATCGAAGCGCGCGCCTGGCAGGCGCACGTCACCATCGGCCGCGTCACCGACGAGAAGCGCTGGCGGCGCGAGGGCATGCCGGAGCTCCGCTCGGCGGTGGTGCGCGGGGCCGCCACGCCCTTCGGCTCGATGCCCGTCGCCTCGATCGCGCTCATGCGGAGCGACCTCTACACTTCGGGGGCTCGCTACACGGGCATCGCCTCCGTGCCGCTGTCCTCCGAGTACGACGTCTGACTCCCCGCCGCGTATCGCTTTCGGGACATTGACACGCCGGAAGAGCGCGTCAGGATGGATGTGTCGGACGCGCTGATTGACTTTGGGGTCCACGGGCCCCTACAATGATGAAACTGCTCGTCGAATTGGGCGTTTACGCGCCTCGGAGGAGAACCCATGGCTGAAGTAGCGAAGAGCGATCGGCGGCAGGCCCTCGACCTGGCCATCGCGTCCATCGACCGTCAGTTCGGCAAGGGTGCCATCATGCGCCTGGGCCAGGGGGGCGTGTTCGACGAGATCTCGGTCATCCCGACCGGGGCGCTCTCCCTCGACGTCGCGCTCGGCATCGGCGGCATCCCGCGCGGTCGCGTCACCGAGATCTACGGGCCGGAGTCCTCCGGCAAGACGACGCTGGCGCTGCACATCATCGCGGAAGCCCAGCACATGGGCGGCACGGCCGCCTTCATCGACGCCGAGCACGCCCTCGACCCGAAGTACGCCAAGAACCTCGGCGTCAATACCGACGAGCTCCTGATCTCCCAGCCGGACACCGGGGAGCAGGCGCTCGAGATCGCCGAGACGCTCGTGCGCTCGAACGCCGTGGACGCGATCGTGATCGACTCGGTCGCGGCGCTCGTGCCGCGGGCCGAGCTCGACGGCGACATGGGCGACTCGCTGCCGGGCCTGCAGGCGCGGCTCATGTCCCAGGCGCTCCGCAAGCTCACGGCGGCCATCGCGCGCTCCGGCGGCGCCGTGATCTTCATCAACCAGATCCGCGAAAAAATAGGCGTCATGTTCGGCTGTTTCCACTACACGACGCGAGTCGTCCTGGCCGATGGAAGCACGGAGAAGATCGGCAAGCTGGTGAACCAGCGTCGAGCCGTGGAAGTCCTCTCGTACGATTCCGCCACGGGTCGGATCGAGCCGCGCCGCGTGGTGAACTGGTTCGACAACGGCCGTGTCGATCATTTCCTCCAGTTCGAGGTCGAAGGGGGACGGTCCGGTCGCCGCCATTTTGGAGCCACGGAGAGCCACGTCATCTTCACTCCTAACGGACCGACCGCGGCCGCCGATCTGGAGGTTGGTGATGAGGTGCTCGTCTCGGTACGAGACTACGACCTCACGGCCGGCCAGTGGCAGGTGATCCTCGGCGGCAGCTTCGGGGACGGTTCCCTCCGGAAGGTGGGCACGCACGCGGCGTCGTTCCGGGTAGGGCACAGCGAAGCGCAGAAGGACTATCTGCGCTGGAAACACTCGATGCTGGCGCCGTTCTCGAGTCCCATTCGCCGCACGGGCAATGGGTTCGGCTTTGACACGCTGGCAATTCCGGCGCTCGCCGATCTGCGGAGCCACTACTACGGCACCGGCCGCGAGCGTCTCGCTGCCCAGGCCGTTCTCGACCGGCTCGATACGCGGGGGCTGGCCGTTTGGTACGCCGATGACGGGTCATTCATGGGGTCCTATGCCCGCTGGGGCAAGGGCAAAGCCGTGCTCTACAACACGGCCCTCTCAGCGGAATCCCGCGCTCGTGTGGTGGGTCTCTTTGAGCGCCTCGGTATCGGGCACCCCCGCGATGACGGCCGGGGTTTCTGGCTCTCCTCGGAGCAGACCGCCACATTCCACCGGATGATCGCGCCGTATGTGCATCCCTCGATGGACTTCAAGCTCCATCCGAGCGAGCGAGGCCGGTTCGAGTGGCAGCCCGAGCTCGACGGATCCGTGGCGCCCCTGGCGAATCGTGCCCGCTTGCGCGCAGTGCCGGCCCGTATCCTGAAGCGGTACGTCAAGCCCGCAACCCGTTCGACCCACCGCTTCGATCTGGAAATTGAAGGGAATCACACCTACCTCGTGGACGGCGTGGTCGTGCACAACTCGCCCGAGACGACCACGGGAGGCCGGGCTCTCAAGTTCTACTCGTCCATCCGCCTCGACATCCGGCGGCAGGAGGCGATCAAGAACGGCACCGAGTCGATCGGCGTGCACACCAAGGTCAAGGTCGTGAAGAACAAGCTCGCGCCGCCGTTCCGCGAGGCGGAGTTCGACGTCATCTACGGCGAGGGCATCTCCAAGGAAGGTTCCGTCCTCGATGCCGCGGTCGAGCAGAACCTCGTCGAGAAGTCCGGCACCTGGCACACGTACGGGACAGAGCGGATCGGCCAGGGCCGCGAGAACGCCAAGAAGTACCTCAAGGACAACCCCAAGATTCTGGCGGACCTCGAGGTCAAGGTGCGCGCGGCGCTGGGCCTCAAGCCGGTCGGTGGCGGGCCGGCGCCGGTGCGCGCCGAGCCCCAGAAAGCGGCCAAGTAGGAGCGACCATGGACTTCCACCAGCTCCTGAGCGAGTGCGTGAAGCGCAGCGCCTCCGACCTGCACCTCAAGTCTGGCTCGCGCCCCATCGTGCGCGTGCACGGCCACCTCGAGACGCAGGACGACCTTCCGGCGGTGACGCGCGACTTCATGCGCAAGACGGCCATGACGCTGCTGGGCGAGATCCGCTACAACGCGCTGATGGAGGGCGAGGAGATGGACCTCGCCCACAGCGTCCCGAGCGTCGGGCGCTTCCGCATCAACGTCTTCCTCTGCCAGGGCGACGTGCGCGCCGTGCTCCGCCACATCCCCGAGCGCATCCCGCCCTTCGAGGAGCTGCACCTGCCCAAGGTGCTGGAGCGCCTCTGCCTGGAGCGCCGCGGCATGGTGCTGGTCACCGGCATCACCGGTTCCGGCAAGACCACGACGCTCGCGGCCATGCTCGACTTCATGAACCGGACGCGCAACGACCACATCGTCACCATCGAGGACCCGGTCGAGTTCGTCCACGAGGACAAGAAGTGCGTCATCAGCCAGCGCGAGATCGGGCAGGACTCGACGAGCTTCGCGCAGGCGCTGCGCGCCGCCCTCCGCCAGGACCCGGACATTATCCTCGTCGGCGAGATGCGCGACGCCGAGACGATGGAAGTGGCGCTGCACGCCGCGGAGACGGGCCACCTCGTGCTCTCGACCCTCCACACGCTGAACGCGACCGAGACGATCAACCGCATCATCTCGATCTTCCCGCCGCACCAGGAGGACCAGATCCGCGCCCAGCTCTCCGCCGTCATCCAGGGCGTCGTCTCCCAGCGCCTGGTGGTCCGCGCCGACGGCAAGGGGCGCGTGCCGGCGGTCGAGGTGATGATGATGACCGGTCTCATCCGCGAGTCCATCCGCGAGAGGCTCAAGACGCCGCAGATCCCCACCGTCATCGCGGCGGGCCAGGCGCAGTACGGCATGCAGACCTTCGACCAGTCCCTGCTCGGCCTCTACCGCCAGGAGCTCGTGACGTACGAGACGGCGCGGGACGCCGCGACCAACCCCGACGACTTCGATCTCAAGATCAAGGGCATCTTCTCCACCGGTGAGATGACCTGGGACGCGAGCAGCCCCGGCTTCGTGGGCGCCCCCAGCGTCGGCAGGCTGCCGGGCCCCGCCAAGCGGAACTAGCCGTGGCGTCGCGGGGCCGCCGCCCGGCGCGCGGGCCCCGGGAGCGGCGGGAGCTGGACGCGAAGGCCGCCAAGCTGGCGGCCTTCGACCTTCTCGCCCGCAAGTCCTGGAGCGCCCGCGAGCTGACGAGCCGGCTGAAGCGCCGCGGCGCGCCCGACGAGATCGCGCGTGCGGTGGTCGCCGAGCTCTGCTCCCGAGGCTACGTGGACGACGCCTCGTTCGCGCGCTTCTGGGCCGAGTCGCGCGCGCGCGGGCGGCGCGTCGGCAGCCGCCGTCTCCGCCAGGAGCTTCTCCAGAAGGGCATTCCGCGCGACGTGGCCGCCGCGGCGATCGCCGCCGCCTTCGAGGAGGCGCCCGAGGCTCTGCGGTGCCTCGAGGCGGGACGCCGCCGGCTGCCGGCCCTCCTGCGGGCCGGCCTCCCACGGGCGGCGCCGCGGCTGCGCGACTACCTCGTGCGCCGCGGATACCCCCTAGCGGTCGTCATGCGGACGGTCGCGGCGCTCACCGGGACGCGCCCCGACGGAGACGCACCGTCCGACTGACCCCCGGTATAATGACGCCATGGCCATGACCGGTAGCGAGCTCCGCCAGCGCTTCCTGGAGTACTTCAGCCGCCACGGGCACACCGTGGTGCGCTCGTCGCCCCTCGTGCCCGCCCACGACCCGACGCTCCTCTTCACCAACGCCGGGATGGTCCAGTTCAAGAGCGTGTTCCTGGGCGAGGAGCGGCGGGAGTACAAGCGCGCGGCCACCGTGCAGAAGTGCGTGCGGGCGGGCGGCAAACACAACGACCTGGAGAACGTGGGCCGCACGGCCCGGCACCACACCTTCTTCGAGATGCTGGGCAATTTCTCCTTCGGGGACTACTTCAAGGCCGAGGCCGTGGCCTTCTGCTGGGAGCTCCTGACCGGGGAGCTGGGGCTGCCGAAGGACCGGCTCAAGGCGACCGTCTTCACCGACGACGACGACGCGTTCGCGCTGTGGAAGAAAGTCGCCGGCTTGGGCGACGAGCGCATCCTGCGCCTGGGCGAGAAGGACAATTTCTGGGCCATGGGTGACACCGGCCCCTGCGGGCCGTGCTCCGAGGTGCACTTCCACCAGGGCGACCATTTCCCGTGCCCGGAGGAGCAGGCGGGCCGGACATGCCTGGGCCCGGCCTGCGACTGCGACCGCTGGCTCGAGATCTGGAACCTCGTCTTCATGCAGTTCAACCGGGACGCGTCGGGGAAAATGACGCCCCTGCCCAAGCCCTCGATCGACACGGGCATGGGCCTCGAGCGCCTCGCCGCCGTGATGCAGGGCACGCCGTCCAACTACGACACCGACCTCCTGCGCCCGCTGATCACCCGCGTCGAGCGCCTCGCGTCGAAGCGCTACGGCGCAGATGCCGAGCACGACGTCTCGATGCGGGTCATCGCCGACCACGCGCGCGCGGCCACCTTCCTCATCACCGACGGCGTGACGCCGTCGAACGAGTGGCGCGGCTACGTGCTGCGCCGGATCATGCGCCGGGCCATGCGCCACGGCCGCATGCTCGGGCTCGAGCGGCCCTTCCTCTGGGAGGTGACCTCGACCGTGGTGGAGATTCTGGGCGGAGCGTACCCGGAGATCATCGAGGCCCGCGGGCACGTCGCGGATGCCGTGAAGCAGGAGGAGGAGCGCTTCAGCGAGACGCTCGGCCTCGGCACGGCCAAGATCCACGAGTACCTCGAGGCTCATGCCCACGACCCGCGAAAAGTCGCCGACGGGAAGTTTCTCTTCACGCTCTACGACACCCATGGCTTCCCGACCGATCTCGCGCAGGAGGTCTTCCAGGACGCCGGCTGGTCCGTGCCGCCGGAGGCGATGCAGCAGTTCGAGACCGAGATGGAGGCCCAGCGCGAGCGCGCGCGGGCGGGCGCTTCTTTCGGCGCGGCGGCCGCCGACGGGGACGGCACGGTCGAGATCTATCGCCAGCTCTCGGCGCAGATCGGCAAGCCTGAGTTCCTCGGCTACTCCCAGCTGGCGACGCCCGCGCGGATCCTGGCCCTGGTCGGCGAGGGACGGCGGCTCACCGAGGCGGTGCAGGGCCAGGTCGTCGAGGTCATCCTCGACCGCACGCCCGCCTATGCCGAGTCCGGCGGCCAGATGGGCGATACCGGCGCCATCATGGGGCGCGAGGGGCAGGGGTCCATCGAGGACACGTACTACCGGAGCGGCCATCTGATCGTCCACCGCGTCCGCGTCAACCAGGGGAGGTTGAGGGAAAACGAAGAGGTGGCCGTGTCCGTCGAATCGGCCCGGCGCCAGGGTTTGAAACTCCACCACACGGGGACGCACCTGCTCCACGCGGCGCTCAGGAGGGTCCTCGGCACCCACGTGACGCAGGCGGGTTCGCTGGTCGCGCCCGACCACCTGCGCTTCGACTTCTCCCACGGCGGGCCGCTCAAGGACGGCGAGATCGAGAAGGTCGAGGATCTCGTCAACGAGCACGTCCAGGCCAACATCGTCGTCACGCCCGCCGAGATGGATCTCCAGGCCGCGCTCAAGAGCGGGGCCATGGCGCTGTTCGGCGAGAAGTACGGCGACCGCGTGCGCGTCATCCGCATCGGGGATTTCTCCACCGAGCTCTGCGGCGGCACGCACCTCGAGGCCACCGGCCAGATCGGCCTCTTCAAGGTCGTCTCCGAGGGCGCCGTCGCCTCTGGCGTCCGCCGCATCGAGGCGGTGACGGGCGAGGCCGCGCTGAGACATGTAGGCCGGCAGGAGGCGGCGCTGCGCGAGTCGGCAGGCCTCCTCAGGATCCCGCCGCTCGAGCTGCCGCGGCGCCTCCAGAAGCTCCTCGACGAGCAGAAGCAGCTCGAAAAGC from Candidatus Rokuibacteriota bacterium includes the following:
- the thpR gene encoding RNA 2',3'-cyclic phosphodiesterase translates to MPRAFVAVVLDEQTRRTVAAQIDRLRPLSKTVAWVPPHNLHLTLRFLGDQTEEQLADVVPALEEAASGVPTFTLSLKGLGAFPALDHPRTLWVGVSEGVQDVQRLQARVAEALERRGVPIEARAWQAHVTIGRVTDEKRWRREGMPELRSAVVRGAATPFGSMPVASIALMRSDLYTSGARYTGIASVPLSSEYDV
- a CDS encoding nicotinamide-nucleotide amidohydrolase family protein; its protein translation is MSPAHVLTVADGAADDRAARDVARALAAAGTLVASRQVVDPSEAALEPALRGPLEGGGLTVVLAEPGGSAGELVPRVVARLTGARLVLNERRLALLEASFAQRGQAMPRRLDRLGLLPKGALLLPSAPDGWDGWSLAGKNGVLVVLPLGSPHLGSMVSDFLKAPAGLEAAEALVQRVLLTTGLEAADAEARVGAWLGKEGDVTVSCVPVEGDVHVRLLGRGATRALAESALAPVEAEVRAALGADCYGRDDDLLEEVVGRLLLERAWTVSVAESCTGGLLGHRLTNIAGSSRYVERGVIVYSNRAKEDLLGVPEPLLRAHGAVSAPVAQAMAAGVCRISGSPCGLAVTGIAGPDGGSAEKPVGTVYIGCATPAGVETRRCRFAGDRVAIKWQSSQAALDMLRRRLVP
- a CDS encoding phosphatidylglycerophosphatase A gives rise to the protein MASGAGAGYFPVAPGTAGSLVAAVGLWLIPFSRVGLWAALAAVVVVGIWASHRVEAVLERKDPGVIVIDEVAGMMVAVLLLPRTLGVLLCAFLLFRLFDIWKPFPAREVEALRGGFGVVADDLIAGVYALVLIMGARMLFGVPR
- the rimO gene encoding 30S ribosomal protein S12 methylthiotransferase RimO, whose product is MKVHFTTLGCPKNQVDSELMLGMLARSGHEITDTAETADCLVVNTCAFIDRAREESIQTILELARVKEAGRARALIVTGCLTQRYGGEILSEIPEVTAILGTSELDRIVDLVNQADGRQDWVTSAPPGYLYDSKTPRLLTSRVPYAYVKIAEGCDMGCTFCAIPQFRGAHRSRKLPDIVAEVEGLCRQGIQEAILVSQDTLAYGRELPGNGDIGDLLLALSETRMPWIRPMYVHPAHVNDRLVDKWRRARVVPYLDMPVQHGDDAILRAMRRAVTARRMREIVAQFREAIPGVTIRTTVLVGFPGETDAAFDNLLSFVEDTAFDRLGVFTYSVEEGTPAATMPDQVPADVMAARAHQVQDLQDSLAWERQKALYGTKQTVLVDGASADPAFPFEGRTAGQAPEIDGVVYLRDPELSPGRFAEVRIVEVDGYELVGE
- a CDS encoding copper resistance protein CopC, encoding MVSVRELGAAVALTALLLGAGVAWGHAFLERADPRVGSTVKAAPSQVRVWFTEALEPAFSTLEVVNQSGDRVDRGPARVDAASPVLLQVSLKPLAPGTYRVKWRVLSVDTHVTEGDFTFRVSEGR
- a CDS encoding regulatory protein RecX, which translates into the protein MASRGRRPARGPRERRELDAKAAKLAAFDLLARKSWSARELTSRLKRRGAPDEIARAVVAELCSRGYVDDASFARFWAESRARGRRVGSRRLRQELLQKGIPRDVAAAAIAAAFEEAPEALRCLEAGRRRLPALLRAGLPRAAPRLRDYLVRRGYPLAVVMRTVAALTGTRPDGDAPSD
- the recA gene encoding recombinase RecA → MAEVAKSDRRQALDLAIASIDRQFGKGAIMRLGQGGVFDEISVIPTGALSLDVALGIGGIPRGRVTEIYGPESSGKTTLALHIIAEAQHMGGTAAFIDAEHALDPKYAKNLGVNTDELLISQPDTGEQALEIAETLVRSNAVDAIVIDSVAALVPRAELDGDMGDSLPGLQARLMSQALRKLTAAIARSGGAVIFINQIREKIGVMFGCFHYTTRVVLADGSTEKIGKLVNQRRAVEVLSYDSATGRIEPRRVVNWFDNGRVDHFLQFEVEGGRSGRRHFGATESHVIFTPNGPTAAADLEVGDEVLVSVRDYDLTAGQWQVILGGSFGDGSLRKVGTHAASFRVGHSEAQKDYLRWKHSMLAPFSSPIRRTGNGFGFDTLAIPALADLRSHYYGTGRERLAAQAVLDRLDTRGLAVWYADDGSFMGSYARWGKGKAVLYNTALSAESRARVVGLFERLGIGHPRDDGRGFWLSSEQTATFHRMIAPYVHPSMDFKLHPSERGRFEWQPELDGSVAPLANRARLRAVPARILKRYVKPATRSTHRFDLEIEGNHTYLVDGVVVHNSPETTTGGRALKFYSSIRLDIRRQEAIKNGTESIGVHTKVKVVKNKLAPPFREAEFDVIYGEGISKEGSVLDAAVEQNLVEKSGTWHTYGTERIGQGRENAKKYLKDNPKILADLEVKVRAALGLKPVGGGPAPVRAEPQKAAK
- a CDS encoding type IV pilus twitching motility protein PilT codes for the protein MDFHQLLSECVKRSASDLHLKSGSRPIVRVHGHLETQDDLPAVTRDFMRKTAMTLLGEIRYNALMEGEEMDLAHSVPSVGRFRINVFLCQGDVRAVLRHIPERIPPFEELHLPKVLERLCLERRGMVLVTGITGSGKTTTLAAMLDFMNRTRNDHIVTIEDPVEFVHEDKKCVISQREIGQDSTSFAQALRAALRQDPDIILVGEMRDAETMEVALHAAETGHLVLSTLHTLNATETINRIISIFPPHQEDQIRAQLSAVIQGVVSQRLVVRADGKGRVPAVEVMMMTGLIRESIRERLKTPQIPTVIAAGQAQYGMQTFDQSLLGLYRQELVTYETARDAATNPDDFDLKIKGIFSTGEMTWDASSPGFVGAPSVGRLPGPAKRN